One Nymphaea colorata isolate Beijing-Zhang1983 chromosome 12, ASM883128v2, whole genome shotgun sequence genomic window, AATTTTCTAAcatttaaagataaaaaaagcgtatcatttttctttgaaagaaTACGATATGAAACTCAGAAGTTCAACATACATTAGAAAGATTGATGTGCAAAAAGAATTTCATATTGCTGAAAATCTACATTATCCCTACGCTTTCAAACTTTTAGGAAGCTACTTGAATTGATGGCCCTAAGTGGAATAACTTAAACAGCTAATGTTTCTTTTAGAACTTATTTTGTAAaaggaatcttttttttttagttgcgACAAACTGACCCTTTATTTGATTATTGAAACTTGACCTACGCAAATTAAGCTATTGCAAGTTTGCAACCAACATAACTAAAATGAAGGGATTTCTTACCTTTGACTTGGTAGGGGCCGACCTCCCCAGCTTGCCTATTATTATAATATGGAGAAATTTTCAGTAAACACACTTAAAGAATTAATGATAAATAATAGACATACCTAACTTTTTCAGATTGTTGAAACCATACCTattccttttaacaaaaaaaaaaagaaacttttggtGTTTAACCTTATATTACTGACTTGAGCTGTGGTTAATGGCACAAAAAGGACTAAAATGCCTTTAACAGAGACAAATTTCAAGTTAACTAATCGTAGTTTGTATTAGCCCCTTTCActatatattataatattagTATGATCTATTATATCCAAATTATTCAAACTGTTAGTATCCAAATTATTGCgtgtttcttttatttcataaaGTTGTCCAAGAAAACCCTAATTGTGCTAATAAACTCAGGTATATTTTTAGAGGGTAAAATGGTAATCAATACTGAAGTAACAACTACTTTTTGcccaaaaatatataaaagttcCTTATTATTCATGAGAAAAGGCAGTTGTGCTTCTAACATTTATTCTCACCAAATTTTTGGGCGAACTTTTGAATACCTCCTTAAAATTTACAAACGAAAGTATTACTGTTAGTCTGTTAACTTACCTGCTTTTAATGTTTAATTTAATGGTAACAGATTGTGAACCACAATGACCCTTGTTAACAAAATGACAGTGGCTAATTGACAAAGTGATGATCTTGTAATACCCTAAAAGGTAGAGACTATTTTACAAAAGTTCGTTAGCATCATGACATTGGACACTTACGGGGTTGGAATACGTATGAACGGACTATATGTGTGAACAGCCATAAGAACGACATTTTCAACCCTGTACTTCGCAATAAGAATGGTGAACGGGTTAGGAGATGAACCAAGATCTACCACTTGACAGGTAGATTCTCAAAATCTTATTCAACGAGCCTTAACAGCTGTGTAGGGTGTGAACAAGCAAACTATTGAGCCCAGACAGAAACATGCGGACCTGATTTAATATAACGGAGTTCTTAAGACTCACTCACGCAAAACACATCCGCATGattaaattcctttttttttaaaaaaaagaagcaaaaaagcagTCCAGTTTCCAATTGTAGACGCATGTTCTGAATGCAATTGCAACACTAATCATTAAAGTGGGAATGTGGAATCGACCGAAGTTTAATTCTGTAGGGAGACGGTTTCGGCCAAAGGAGGTGCGGAAATTATTACAAGGTAGACAGTAGTACTACTGGCCAGGATCCAGAAAACATTCGGTTGTGTTATGCAATGAAGTCAGATAGATGAGAGGTGCAGCCAGAAGACCATAGTTCCACTGCTGGTGTTCACTTGCCTGAACTTCAAGTAAAGACCTTAGTTCCCCACCTTATCGGTAAAAGGTCTTCTATCAATTGGATCTCATGAGATCCAACCAACTTCGAAAGTAACAGATGTAGCATAACACAGGATGCAAAAGGAGAATCGATATGGTAACAGTTTCTGTAACGTAGATAAGAGAGAATGAAAGCACATGGGCAGGCCGTAGTGAATATTACATATCGTAGATGACAAACCAGGGCAAACCTCAGTGTTCCAAGTTACATGCCGTGTCAATTTCACATTATGTTAGCACATTATCACACTATAAAACATGAAAGAGAACTTAAATAGGTGGATTATCGAGATGCTAGTAACTATGACCTCACATTAGCAAGGCGAGCCCTTATTGCTTCCATGTCTTCATCATCGTCAACACCCTCAGCTACAGCTTCAGGCTGAAAAGAGTGGTGAACACGTGAGCAGAATTTTCAAGAATatggaaggaaaagaataaaaataaactaATCAGTGCAAGTGCTTAGCAATACCTGTCCTTGCACTCTTTGTTTCCGGGCAGgttcctttactttttctcttctcacAGCATCTGGTAACTGTGCAGCAGTCTCGCCAGCGAGTTGAGTTAGCACTTTATCAACCTCTTCTTCAATCTCCTCTTCTATGTCTTCTGAATCTAATGCAGTGTCAACAGCATCATTGACCATTTCTTCCATTACCCCAGCCTACAGAAAAGAGAGCATTTAGTTCCAAATGAGTGATGAACATCAAAACACATTGCACTGATCGGCTCTTCTAACTGCTGTATTTCTGAGTTGACCATAATTACGAACTTGTCTTCTAGGAACAAGCTTGAGCTATTACAAGAACACACTTTCACAATTTAATGAAACCTGCCAAACCGagcaaaaacagaaaaggagtGTAAAGCCATGGCCCATTTGCAATGACAAGGTAGCCTACATCTACTACACCATCCATTACACATTTTAACATGATTATTTGCCATGAAATCAGACAACATAATTAACTTGCTTTTGTCACTGGAGCTTGCAGCAGTGGTTTTGGAAATGCTTATTCTCGGAATCTAGAGcacattttccttttacttttctCGGTTTACTCAGATCAGCACACAAGCAGGGAAGAAGAAGCCAAGTCCAGTTAAAGATGGTCTTCAAATTTCTGGATATGAGTCTTCAgcaataaatattatataaccTTAAGCTGATCTCAAAAAATCACGTAGTCTTGTATAAGCAACATCAACTGCTGCCAGATAGGTTGATGAATAAAGAGCTTGAGCACGGTTAATCCTTGAATGCTAGAACAATTCAACTACGTTATCATGTCTTTCATGGTCAGTCCATTCTTACCTATTGTTCCTTTTGTTCGTTAGGGGCATCTTCGAAAGGCAGAGGAGTGCCCATGCACCAGTAGTGCAGCCATTGtgggctagtgtgggcagttacCCACATAGACCCACCTAAATTGGTTTATTACACTTTGGTTCCCcacaatattttattatgtatttGAAGGGTTAACCTTTTTTGAAAGGCTTAAGTTTGGTTACTATCTATTAGTGCCCCAGGGAAAAGTTTCCGCCTCAGTTACTGTCATTCCTCATCTTACGACCTTCTCACCCACTGAGGTGTgactaaaattttggaaaggaACCACTTAAAAACAGAGAGGAACGGTCATGAGACACCCTCCATGGTGCTTGATGGGGAGAGTGCGAATGAGATATACAGTCTGTCTCAGACCTTTTCCTCCCCCATTCATACACACCCTAGATGAAGATAATGGTAACACAATCTACCTTCAGTTccttttttaatgacaaaattgTAATTGCAGCTGGGTGACAATGAAAAGCAAAGTGATGAAGGATCAAGAAGGAGAACAAGTGGCAAAGCCCCAGATCATGGtgtcaaatttttcatttacatgcTTAAAGTATCACAGAGGATTTAGTAATAAGTATACTTGACCTTCGTCATTTCTTTGGTGAATTCCTGCATAGTAGCAGCCACCTCTGGTGCTTTCATGAGCCCATTGACAAGTTTCATCACTTCTGCACTCTTTGACAGGTGTCCAACAGTACGAGCAGTAGCTGAACAATTTAAAGATATACACAAGCATAAGGTCCAATACTAGGAACATGAATAAAAATATTCTCTCAAAAACTTATACACAATACCCTCAAGCACAAATTAAGCAAATGGGTCCAATAAACTATTCTCCAATCTccca contains:
- the LOC116265894 gene encoding vacuolar protein sorting-associated protein 24 homolog 1, whose amino-acid sequence is MEAVKALLKPKANPQQQLRDWQRRLRQECRNMERQIRDIQREEKSVQKAIKEAVKRNDMVSAKALAKEIVRSRQAVSRLHENKAQLNSISMHLGEIVATARTVGHLSKSAEVMKLVNGLMKAPEVAATMQEFTKEMTKAGVMEEMVNDAVDTALDSEDIEEEIEEEVDKVLTQLAGETAAQLPDAVRREKVKEPARKQRVQGQPEAVAEGVDDDEDMEAIRARLANVRS